In Planococcus versutus, the DNA window TTAACCGACCAAGTAAAAATGCACCAGCAACTACACCAAGCGCAGTATTGGTTTTTTTCGTAAACACTTGTTTCACGACCAAGTTTAAGTTTTGTGGACGTTCAGCCAGTCTGCGCATAAAATAGCCATACCAGTCAGTGCCGAAAGGAATATACGTACAGAAATTATAACCTTGTGCTGCAAGCTCTACCTGCATTTCTTTGCGGAAGCCGTACAACATTTGGAATTCAAACTTATCGTATGAAATATCGTGTTCTACGACAAATTGTTTTACATGATTGATAACATTGTGATCATGTGTCGCAATCGATGTGAACTTGCCGTGTAACAAATGATACTCAATTAATTTGATGAAATTAGCATCGATTTCTTCTTTTGTTTGGTACGCTACAGTATCAGGTTCTTTGTATGCCCCTTTAACAATGCGCAAACGAAAGTTGCTGTACTTCTTAATATCATCTTGTGCTCTTAAGAAATAAGATTGAATAACAGTTCCAACGTTGTCATAGTCTTTCGCTAATTCTTCCATTAAATCAAACGACGGTTGAAGACGCGCAAAGTTTTCCATATCAATATTGATGAAAATATTATACTTAGCTGCTCTTTCAACGATTTCTGTAATATTGTCTTTACAGAAATCATAATCGATATCAAGACCAATTTGTGAAGGTTTTAATGAAATATGTGCATCTACTTTATGTTTTTGAATAGCATCTACAACGCCTAAAATTTGCTTTTTAGCTGCTAAAGCTTCTGCTTTGTCATGCACAAATTCTCCAAGGTTATCAACAGTACAGCTAATGCCTTGTGCATTTAATTCTTTAATACTTTTGATAGCTTCTTCTATATTAGTTCCGGCAACGACGCTATGTGCGCCAAGCTTGAAACCATAGTTTTGAGCTGCTTTGTTTAAAAATTGGTTTTCTGAAAGATGGATAAAGAAGTTTTTTACGATCATTTTTTATTGCCCCAATCTTCTCTGTATTTTATAACGGAACAAATTGTTGAAGAAATAAATCTTCAACATATATAGAATAAAATGTTACCGCAAAAAAATTTTGCATTAATAATTATCCCTATCTCTAATAATGCAAAAAAATAATGCATATTGCAATCTTTATTTTTGGTATTTCAAAATTAGTAATTGATTTTTGCTTACAATGCTCTAGAAAGTGACAATCAAGTGTACAGCTAGCTACATAAATAAACTTTGATAAAAAAAGATACGTATTCTGCATCAAGCTACGTCCTTGTATCAAAATCTAGAAAGAGCAGTTCGCTTGAACAATACTTATTATAAAAAAATGAATAGGAGTTGGCATATGAAAAAGCAAGTAATAGAAGTATTCAATGAGTTGGCAAGCATTTATAGAGAAACGGATGATGCGAAAAATCTATATAATACACAATATGAAAGACCCGCAATGTTGCAGCAAATACCACTCGATTTGTCAGGAGTGCAACTACTCGATGCGGGTTGTTCAGCAGGATGGTATTCCGAGCAACTGGATAATAGAGGAGCAGATGTAACGTCGGTGGATATTAGTCCCGAAATGGTCAAGTACACAAAAAAGTTACTTGGTGACGACGCAAAGGTGTTGAATTTAGATTTAGAACAAGCCCTGCCTTTTAACGATAATAGCTTCGATTGGATTGTTAGTTCACTGACCTTGCATTATTTAGAGGATTGGAGATTGGTTTTTAAAGAATTTCATCGTGTATTAAAACCAGGTGGCCGTTTTTTAATGTCTATTCATCACCCATTAACAGATCTTAAATTGCTGGACGATATCGATTATTTTTCAACAGAATTAATTGTTGACTCGTGGCATAAAGAAGGGAAGGTGTATAGCGTGCCATTTTTCCGTAGATCTTTGAGTGAAATTTTTGACAGATTGCACCCTTATTTTTCGATTGAACGAGTCATTGAACCAAAACCTACAGAAAGGTTTAACAGCTTAGAACCTGAAAAATACAATAAATTAATGCAAAGTCCAAATTTCTTAATTTTAGAAGTTGTAAAAGACCTTTAAACATCAAAAGCTCAAGCCACTCAGGAAAGACCGAGTAGCTTGAGCTTTATTCGTATTGTTTACTCATGCATCGTTCATATTCATAAAGGATTGATAGCTCGCGGGAATCTATCTCATTTCATAGCAAGGAAGAAAAAATTTTTAAATAATCTGTGTTTTTTATTGTCCTTTTATTCGCTGCTCAAAAGCATTGCTTTAAATAGATAAATGAAGTGAGTAGCTATATTAGATAGCTTTGGAGTAGAGATTGTTCTTTGGTTCTTTATTTATTCTGATGTATTTGCATTGTTATCCCATTCTACTTAAAAAATCACTGTTGTTTGCGCAATTGGAGGTTTCAGCTTTTGGGATCGATTCAATCACTCTCAGAACAAAATTACTGGCTTATCTTTTGCAGTTCCTTCTATATAACAGAACGCTCTAAAACCTCTTGAATAGTTAAAAGAGATAATCGCTCAATTATAGTCGTCATAGCGGACAAACTCTACCTAACATAAAAAAACAGGTGCGGCTATAAAACAAGCCGCCCCTGTATATGAAATTCACCTATTTATGGAAACTATTTATCTAATCCTTTTCCCATACCTTTCAGGAAATTGAGTCCAAACTTGATCGCGCGGTTAACATCAGGATCTCTGAATGCTTTAACCATTTGAAACACTCCTAGTTTCTTGCCATTGTGATTTTGCGACTCAGCTTCTTTTAGTCCATGAACAGCACTTGAAGCTAGTTTTTCTGTAGATGATGGATCAATCGCAGTTAAAGCACCCGCTGCGCTCATCATATTGTTAATAAGATTTGTTACAGGTTTACGTGTAGCTTGTTCCATGACGATTTCAGCGATGCCTTCTTTTGCTTTGACCATTGCGACGACAGCATCGAGAACGCCTGCCTTATCTAAATCTCCGGTAATAGCCAATAATTTATTGAGTGCTTGATTTTGTTCAGCAATCATCGTTTCTAGTTCATAAAGATTTTGCTGACGAATTTCTTCAGTTGTCCATTGTCTTTTTGTGATTTGCGTTATTGGACTTGCCATAGGCCATCACCTTTCTATCGTTGATCTGTCAAATGCACATAGCCTTCACGTGCCCATTTTCGTTCGACTTCAATGCCAGATTGTGGCGTGCGTTTTTTATCACGCGGATTAGATTTTGGTAACGGGCTCTTGACGTGATCTTTTAATACTTCCATACGAACTTTCGTCTGCTTATAGGCAGGCGTATTTGTCCGTTGGTCAACAGCAGGTCCTGTCAAGAAGTTGATTGCTGTTTCTTTTTTCGTCGAGTTCATTGGTAAGAATAATTCATTTCCTTTAACTCGTCCAGTGACAATGACTGGCAATTTTAAAGCACCATAAGGAGAGACTAAACGAACTGTCGAGCCATCTTCAAGACCTCGTTCTTTTGCTAATTCTGGAGACACTTCAACAAATGTTTTTGGTAATTTAGAAAGAATGCCTTCCGATTTATCGGTCATGTTGCCTTCGTGGAAATGCTCCAACAAACGACCGTTGTTAATATGAAGATCGTATTCTTCTGGGAATACTACCGGCTCAACCCAATCAGATAAAGCAAACCGTGCTTTTTTGTCAGGAAAGTTAAAGCCGTCTACATAAAGTAGTGGCGTACTTTCGCCTTCTAAGCTACCCCACAAAAAGCTGTCCCATCCTTCCATGTTTGAATAATCTGCTTTTGCAAACAGGGGAGACAAGCTCGCCATTTCAGCAAAGATTTCACTTGGATGGCTATAGTTCCAGCCTGCACCTAGACGGTTTGCGATTTCTTGAACAATCCACCAATCAGCTTTTGACTGGCCAAGTTCTGGCAACGCTTTGTACAAACGCTGAACGCGACGCTCAGTATTGGTAAACGTGCCGTCTTTTTCAAGTGATGGTGCAGCAGGTAAAATAACATCTGCGTATTGCGCCGTACGAGAGAAGAAGATGTCTTGTACTACGAAAAAGTCGAGTTTTGCTAATACTTCATCGACATGATTAGCATTTGAGTCAACCAAAGCCATATCTTCACCAACGACGTACATGGCCTTCATAATGCCTTCGTCAACAGCTTGTAACATTTTGATGTTGTCCATACCTGGTTTGCTATCGATTTTCACACCGTAAGCTTGTTCAAATTTTTCGCGAGCATTGTCATCAGATACATGTTGATAACCTGGCAACCAGCCGGGTAATGAGCCCATATCACAAGCGCCTTGAACATTGTTATGACCACGAAGCGGGTAAGCGCCAGCACCTGGGCGACGATAATTGCCTGTTGCGAGCAACAAGTTAGAAATTGCAGCAGATGTATCTGATCCACCAGTATTTTGTGTAACGCCCATACCCCAAAGAATACACGTTCCATCAGCATCACGAATCATTTCAGCTGTGCGAATAATTGTCTCTTTTGAAACGCCGCTCAGCTTTTCGGCATATTCTAATGTGTATTGTTCTAGTACATCTTTAAAGTCAGTAAAATAGTTTACATTGTCATCGATGAATTGTTGATCATGCCAACCTTGGTCGATCATGTACTTTGTAACAGCCATTAACCACACTTGGTCAGTGCCTTGTTTGGGCGTGATGAAAATATCTGAGCGTTCAGCCATTTCGTTTTTTCGCATATCAGCTACTATCAACTTTTGTCCGTGCAATTTGTGAGCGCGTTTGACGCGAGTTGCTAAAACCGGATGACCTTCTGCAGGGTTGGCGCCAACAATGATGACAAGTCCAGCGCTACCGATGTCTTTGATGGTTCCAGCATCTCCACCCATTCCGACTGTGCGGAACAAACCATCTGTCGCTGGAGATTGGCAATAACGTGAGCAGTTGTCAACGTTATTTGTTTCAAATACTTGACGGCTAAGTTTTTGGATGACGTAATTGTCTTCGTTGGTGATTTTAGAAGAAGAAATGACGCCAATTGAATCTTTGCCATTGTCTTTTTTAATCGCTTTAAATTTTGATGCAACTAAATCAAGTGCTTCTTCCCAGCTAGCTTCGACGAATTCACCATTTTTACGAATCAAAGGAGTGGTGATGCGCTCTTCGCTGTTTATAAAGTCCCATCCAAATTTGCCTTTTACGCACGTGGAGATTTGATTTGCGGGCGCTTCTGAAACCGGTTGAATTTTCAGGATTTCACGATCTTTTGTCCATACTTCGAATGAACAGCCAACACCGCAAAACGTACAAACCGTTTTGGTTTTTTTCGTGCGCGTTTCACGCATTGTTGCTTCGGCATCAGAAATAGCTAGAATGCCACTATATCCCGGTTCTACGTCTTTAACCAAATCAATCATCGGCGTTAGAACTTTTTCTGGAATGGCTGTCATAAATCCAGCTTCACCAAGCATAGATGTTTCCATCAACGCATTACACGGACAAGCTGTTACACATTGCCCACAGCTAACACATGAAGAGTCATTGATTTTTGCGCCGCCATCCCAAAGGACGATTGGTCGGTCAAGTGACCAGTCCATCGTTAACGTCTCGTTAACCTGCAAGTTCTGACATACCTCTACGCACTGACCACAGGCAATACACTGGTTTGGATCATAGCGGTAAAATGGATTTGTTAAATCGACTTCGTCGACAGAGCATTTTGGTTCGAAAGGATATTTTTGATGTTCAACTTCCATTAGGTCTACGGTATTGTGAATTTTACAGTTACCGTTGTTATTGTCGCAAACCGTGCAGTAAAGCAAATGATTTTCAAGTATTCGATCCATTGCTTCTGTTTGTGCTTCTTTTGCACGTGGAGATGCTAGTTGAATATCCATTCCTGCAACTGCAGCGGTTGAACAAGAGCGAACAAGTTGTCCATCTACTTCAACGATACATGTATCACACGTTTCGATTGGATCGACTTCGGGCATATAACAAATCTGCGGATGAAGAATTTTTTGTTCGTTTAGCACTTGTAATATAGTTTTACCTTGTTCAAATTCAGTAGGGGAACCATTAATTTTTATAGGCATGCAAAAACCTCCTTTTTGATATAAAAAAATCCACCATGAAGAACACACTTGACAAGTGTATCTGTTTCATAGTGGAATAGTGTTTTAACAGGACTTGTTAAATGACCAATCCAAGCATATAGAGTAGAGTGAGAGCACTATCGCAATGACTTACGACAGGACCAACGTATGCTATTATTATAAACAGTAAAAATGAGTTACACAACAAAAATATCAAATAATCAATAAATAATTAATAACCTAAGGGGAGTCTATGCAAATGTCCAGACAGATTCACGAATTTAACGACATCATACGAAAATTGCGAAAAAATCTGTTCGGCAAAGGACCTGAGCGTATTCACACGGTATTTGTCAACAATATGGCTATCGCCACATTGTATGGAAACTTAAGCCCGTCCGAGCAATTTATCGCACGAACTCCTGAAGGAAGAGAAATGGTTCATGCAGCACGAACCAGAATGATACAAACTGTTTACGCATCGGCTGCACCCGAAGGCATGGAAGAGCTAGTCGGCGCAAAGTTCGTGCATTTGTTTTCGGATATTAAAGTAGAAGATGATATTGCTGTCTCCGTTTTTCTTTTTGACCAAGTGATAGATCAACAAAGCATGGGTGGAGGTAAACCTGATGAAGCAAGATAACACGCGTAAAATTATCCGCTTCGAAAAAGGCGTATTTACCGAAAAAGAAGATTGTGTAGTGGTAGAACAGCCAGCTACGATTAAAATCAATGGCAAAGAATTTATCACAATTGTTTGCTCTCCAGAAAAAATGGATGAAATGGCTATTGGCTTTTTAGTGTCTGAGCGTATTATTCCCAATTACAAGGATATAAAAGATGTACAAGTAGACGAAAAAACAGGAACGGTCCATGTTACAGCTGAGAAAGTGTATCCATTTTTTGAGCAATTGCAAAACAAGCGATTTATTAGTTCGTGCTGTGGCATGAGTCGACAAGGATTTGTCTTTGCACATGATGCAATGATTGCTAAAGAAATGACTGAAGTTCGGGTAACGCTATCACCAGAAAATTGTTTTCAATTGATGTCGGCTATGGCTGATTCTGCAAAAATGTTCAAGCAGACAGGAGGCGTTCATAATGCTGCTCTATGCGATGCAAATGGCATTATCATTTCGCGGATGGACATTGGAAGACACAATGCTTTAGATAAAATATATGGATACTGCTTGCTAAACAATATTGATGTTCGTGACAAAGTCATCGTTTTTAGCGGCAGAATTTCTTCTGAAATTTTATTGAAAGTAGCAAAAATCGGCTGTGAAATTGTCTTGTCAAAATCGGCTCCAACTGAATTAGCACTAAGTTTAGCTGATCAACTTGGCATTACGACCGTCGGCTTTATTCGTGGAGATTCATTCAACTTGTATACACATGCCAAACGAATTATCGATACCACGTAAATAAACCTATCCAAAAAAAAATGGTGACAAATAAAAAAAAGGATGCTATGATTCGAATCGTCTAATTATTCTCAAATTGCAAGCAATAAGTAAAAAGGTTGTTTAAGTTATATGGTAATAGTTTTTTTCTGAAAATTAGTAGCTTCGATACTCGAAAAATTGATGATTTAGCTTTAAGAAATCATTTCACATAGCTCATACCAATTTTAACAGGAGGTCAAAGAATATGAAAAAGAAGCCGAAAAACAGATGGTTAATAGCATTATCCGCAGTGGGGATACATATTTCGATTGGATCTGTTTATGCATGGAGTAATTTTACAAACCCCTTGATCGATCAATTTGGATGGTCGACTAGCCAAGTACAATTAACGTTTAGTATTGCCATCTTATTTTTAGGGTTGTCCGCTGCGTTTTTCGGAAGTTTTGTGGAAAAGTATGGTCCGCGAAAATCTGGAATTGTTGCAGCTTTGTTTTTCGGAACGGGTATTATTGGCTCAGGATTTGCTGTAAGCGCTTCATCATTACCAATGCTTTATGTATTTTACGGAGCACTCGGTGGAATCGGACTCGGAATTGGTTATATTGCACCAGTTTCAACTTTGGTCAAATGGTTTCCTGACCGCCGCGGTCTTGCTACTGGCCTTGCAATTATGGGTTTCGGATTTGCAGCAGCGATTAGCAGTCCAATCATGGAAAAACTCATCACTTCAGTCGGAGTCGAACAAACTTTTTATATTCTAGGTAGTGCCTATTTAGTGATTATGTTGTTATCTTCTCTGTATCTTGAAAAGCCAGAAGAAGGATGGTCACCAGTTGGATTTGATGAAAAGATAAATAGCGGAAAAGTTGAACGGAAAGTAGACTTGTCTCAATTAACTGCCAACGAAGCCATTAAAACAAAACGATTTTATTATTTATGGTTTATGCTGTTTATTAATGTCACGTGCGGAATTGCTATTTTATCTGCTGCAAAACCCATGGCAATTGACAGTATTGGAATGACGACCGTACAAGCAGCGGCGCTAGTTGGTGTTCTTGGAATCTTTAACGGACTAGGGCGTCTTGGCTGGGCTACCATTTCTGATTACATTGGTCGTCCAAACACCTATACCGCATTTTTTGTTATCCAAATTGCGTTATTTGCATTCTTGCC includes these proteins:
- a CDS encoding proline dehydrogenase family protein, with amino-acid sequence MIVKNFFIHLSENQFLNKAAQNYGFKLGAHSVVAGTNIEEAIKSIKELNAQGISCTVDNLGEFVHDKAEALAAKKQILGVVDAIQKHKVDAHISLKPSQIGLDIDYDFCKDNITEIVERAAKYNIFINIDMENFARLQPSFDLMEELAKDYDNVGTVIQSYFLRAQDDIKKYSNFRLRIVKGAYKEPDTVAYQTKEEIDANFIKLIEYHLLHGKFTSIATHDHNVINHVKQFVVEHDISYDKFEFQMLYGFRKEMQVELAAQGYNFCTYIPFGTDWYGYFMRRLAERPQNLNLVVKQVFTKKTNTALGVVAGAFLLGRLTSKK
- a CDS encoding class I SAM-dependent methyltransferase translates to MKKQVIEVFNELASIYRETDDAKNLYNTQYERPAMLQQIPLDLSGVQLLDAGCSAGWYSEQLDNRGADVTSVDISPEMVKYTKKLLGDDAKVLNLDLEQALPFNDNSFDWIVSSLTLHYLEDWRLVFKEFHRVLKPGGRFLMSIHHPLTDLKLLDDIDYFSTELIVDSWHKEGKVYSVPFFRRSLSEIFDRLHPYFSIERVIEPKPTERFNSLEPEKYNKLMQSPNFLILEVVKDL
- a CDS encoding DUF1641 domain-containing protein; the protein is MASPITQITKRQWTTEEIRQQNLYELETMIAEQNQALNKLLAITGDLDKAGVLDAVVAMVKAKEGIAEIVMEQATRKPVTNLINNMMSAAGALTAIDPSSTEKLASSAVHGLKEAESQNHNGKKLGVFQMVKAFRDPDVNRAIKFGLNFLKGMGKGLDK
- the fdhF gene encoding formate dehydrogenase subunit alpha encodes the protein MPIKINGSPTEFEQGKTILQVLNEQKILHPQICYMPEVDPIETCDTCIVEVDGQLVRSCSTAAVAGMDIQLASPRAKEAQTEAMDRILENHLLYCTVCDNNNGNCKIHNTVDLMEVEHQKYPFEPKCSVDEVDLTNPFYRYDPNQCIACGQCVEVCQNLQVNETLTMDWSLDRPIVLWDGGAKINDSSCVSCGQCVTACPCNALMETSMLGEAGFMTAIPEKVLTPMIDLVKDVEPGYSGILAISDAEATMRETRTKKTKTVCTFCGVGCSFEVWTKDREILKIQPVSEAPANQISTCVKGKFGWDFINSEERITTPLIRKNGEFVEASWEEALDLVASKFKAIKKDNGKDSIGVISSSKITNEDNYVIQKLSRQVFETNNVDNCSRYCQSPATDGLFRTVGMGGDAGTIKDIGSAGLVIIVGANPAEGHPVLATRVKRAHKLHGQKLIVADMRKNEMAERSDIFITPKQGTDQVWLMAVTKYMIDQGWHDQQFIDDNVNYFTDFKDVLEQYTLEYAEKLSGVSKETIIRTAEMIRDADGTCILWGMGVTQNTGGSDTSAAISNLLLATGNYRRPGAGAYPLRGHNNVQGACDMGSLPGWLPGYQHVSDDNAREKFEQAYGVKIDSKPGMDNIKMLQAVDEGIMKAMYVVGEDMALVDSNANHVDEVLAKLDFFVVQDIFFSRTAQYADVILPAAPSLEKDGTFTNTERRVQRLYKALPELGQSKADWWIVQEIANRLGAGWNYSHPSEIFAEMASLSPLFAKADYSNMEGWDSFLWGSLEGESTPLLYVDGFNFPDKKARFALSDWVEPVVFPEEYDLHINNGRLLEHFHEGNMTDKSEGILSKLPKTFVEVSPELAKERGLEDGSTVRLVSPYGALKLPVIVTGRVKGNELFLPMNSTKKETAINFLTGPAVDQRTNTPAYKQTKVRMEVLKDHVKSPLPKSNPRDKKRTPQSGIEVERKWAREGYVHLTDQR
- a CDS encoding DUF2294 domain-containing protein, which translates into the protein MSRQIHEFNDIIRKLRKNLFGKGPERIHTVFVNNMAIATLYGNLSPSEQFIARTPEGREMVHAARTRMIQTVYASAAPEGMEELVGAKFVHLFSDIKVEDDIAVSVFLFDQVIDQQSMGGGKPDEAR
- the fdhD gene encoding formate dehydrogenase accessory sulfurtransferase FdhD, which encodes MKQDNTRKIIRFEKGVFTEKEDCVVVEQPATIKINGKEFITIVCSPEKMDEMAIGFLVSERIIPNYKDIKDVQVDEKTGTVHVTAEKVYPFFEQLQNKRFISSCCGMSRQGFVFAHDAMIAKEMTEVRVTLSPENCFQLMSAMADSAKMFKQTGGVHNAALCDANGIIISRMDIGRHNALDKIYGYCLLNNIDVRDKVIVFSGRISSEILLKVAKIGCEIVLSKSAPTELALSLADQLGITTVGFIRGDSFNLYTHAKRIIDTT
- a CDS encoding OFA family MFS transporter; amino-acid sequence: MKKKPKNRWLIALSAVGIHISIGSVYAWSNFTNPLIDQFGWSTSQVQLTFSIAILFLGLSAAFFGSFVEKYGPRKSGIVAALFFGTGIIGSGFAVSASSLPMLYVFYGALGGIGLGIGYIAPVSTLVKWFPDRRGLATGLAIMGFGFAAAISSPIMEKLITSVGVEQTFYILGSAYLVIMLLSSLYLEKPEEGWSPVGFDEKINSGKVERKVDLSQLTANEAIKTKRFYYLWFMLFINVTCGIAILSAAKPMAIDSIGMTTVQAAALVGVLGIFNGLGRLGWATISDYIGRPNTYTAFFVIQIALFAFLPFTTNAIFFQIMLAIIYTCYGGGFASIPAYIADIFGTKQLGAIHGYILTAWAAAGLVGPLFAAFMKDKTGSYESSLVFFAGLFVVALVISLVIRLDIRRLRAKNEKIEVSGNPEVVSD